One Deltaproteobacteria bacterium DNA segment encodes these proteins:
- a CDS encoding type II toxin-antitoxin system PemK/MazF family toxin codes for MAEVNRGEIWQFEFARPHKRRPVLVLTRQEILGHLHSVTVAPITTTIRGIPSEVIIGPECGLKTTSAINLDNVATVPKDEFRVFVGTVSPQVTLAIREALLFALGFDS; via the coding sequence ATGGCCGAAGTAAATCGTGGTGAAATCTGGCAATTTGAATTTGCTCGTCCTCATAAACGTCGTCCAGTTTTAGTCCTGACACGACAAGAGATCCTTGGGCATCTGCATAGTGTCACTGTCGCGCCGATTACGACGACTATTCGAGGGATTCCTTCTGAAGTCATAATTGGGCCGGAGTGTGGATTGAAAACCACATCGGCTATTAACCTTGACAATGTTGCAACCGTCCCCAAAGATGAGTTCCGTGTATTCGTTGGTACTGTTTCTCCACAAGTGACGCTGGCAATTCGCGAGGCATTACTTTTTGCGCTCGGTTTCGATAGTTAA